In Papaver somniferum cultivar HN1 chromosome 9, ASM357369v1, whole genome shotgun sequence, the genomic stretch GTAAGCCACTTGCTGAGGAGTTATAAGCTTTGTCATCAGTGAGCTCATTCTTGTATTAATAATCTTGGTAATTATTTTAAAGCTTTcattactaagaccaattggtctaaaatgGTTGGGAGATTTTGGACCCTCAATTTTAGGCAGAAGTACTAGAAAGTTTGAATTGAGCCCTTTTGGAATGAATCTTCTTCTCCAATAGAACTGAATAGCATGAACCACATAATCATGAATTATATGCCAGCATGCTCTACAaaaacaaccagagaaaccatctggacctggagagcTTTCAGGATCCATGCTAAAAATTGCTTCTTTAATTTCTTCTGCACTTGGAATTGCATCAAGCATTTGTTGATCTtattttgtaattacatatggaatGACTTCAAGAAGAGAGTCAACTTCTTCAGCTGCTTTATACTGAAATTTTTGCTCAAAATGTTGAACCAAAGTATCTGCAATCTTGTTTTGGTCTGAGATATTATCACCATTAGTGTCCTCCAGTTCACTAATAAAATTTCTAGATTGTCTAATCTTCAGATTTGTATGGAAGAAACTTGTATTGGCAGACCCCTCTTTTACCCATTTTATTCTAGCTTTTTGTTTAAGCATAATATTGAGTTGAACTTCTATAGAATTATAGTTATTTTCTGCATTTACTAGTCTGTCCAAAGCTTCAGCATTTGATGGATTGTTATCAGATAATTCCATTGCTTTATTAacttcttcttctgtttcttttATTTGGACATTTATGTCACCAAGCACCTTCCAGTTCCAATCTTTTAGAATATTCTCCAGCTTCTTTAATTTATGTAGAAGAACAAAAGATGGATCACCAACAACATATTCATTCCAACATTGAGAAATAACCTCCATAAAATTAGAGTGAGATAACCACATCTTCTGAAATTTAAAAGGAATGTTTGGAGGTTTAGGAATGCTTGCACAACCCCCTAACAAAGGAGCATGATCAAAGGCAATTCTTAACCCAACTTTGTACCCCCAATCTATGTGCTTTTGAAACCATAAATGATTGTAGACTGCTCTGTCTAAATTGCACAAGATTATTTTATTCCCATGTTGGCAATTAGACCAAGAGTATTGTAATCCAGTTTTTGGAGCCTTTATCAAATCACAAACATCTAGACAATTGTTAAATTCTTGCGTAACTCTTCTATTTGCTGCTCTGCCACCAACCTTTTcttaagaagatattatggaattgAAATCTCCTATAGCTATCCAAGGTTGCTTTAAATCACTGATTAACTCCATCTCACTCCATAAGAATATTCTTTGAACAACCCCCACATGAGCATGAATTCCAGAAACAAGAACACCACCAATGCTGACAGTTATCATTTGACTAGACATGGAAACAACAGTTGGCTTTGGCAAAGATTTATTCCAAAATAACCAAATGTTACCTTTTTTTATTAGAAATTGAATTGTGAATTACTTTATTTTGCATTCCTGGGAGATTCAACTTATTGCAGAAAGAAGCACTGCACACTACTTTTGGTTCAACAACAAAAACTAATGAAGGATTGAATTGATTTATTAAAGACCACAACTTATTTTGAGCCCTATATATCCTAAGGCCCCTTATGTTCCAATATAGGACTTTCATTGTAAAGATTGAAAACCCTTAGTGCCTCCCTTGGCTGGATTCTTTCTAAAATTATATTTGACTGGAACTTGTTGAGAATTTACCTTTTGAGCTGCATTTGTTTGATCAATGGAAGTAGAAGCTGGTTTAGATGCTGCTGGTTTTTGAATTATTCTAGACCAAGTTGTAGTAGGAATTCTTTCCTCTGATACAGACCCATCCTTACCATTTATGTACTTCACAACACTCTTTTCTAATGAATTGTTTTCAACTATTTGTAGCACTTTTGCAGGAGTTAAAATCTCCTTGTCTTCATGCATAATATTATTTTCTTCAGTCTCAGAAGGAAGTGAACCAAACATACCAGAAGTAATTTCAATTGTTTCATTTGCTTGTTGAAAATTTTTTGGTGACAGGTGAACTTGAGTGGTGGGATTTTAACATATATCAAATTTCTCTCTGACTTGATCTTTATGAGATGTTCCATTTATCTGACTGCTAGTTCCTTTTGaagtttcacaaatatcaaaacTCTTACTTGTTGTATACTTTTGGAGTATTGATTTTGGAGAAAAATTTCCATGTTGGTTACTAGCTCCTTGTGATGTTTCTTTGTTAATTCTACATTCAACTAGCAGGTGACCAACAATCTTACAATGACTGCAGAATTTTGGAGGCTTGACTAGTAATACATTTTGCATAAATCCTCCAAACTTAGTTTTTATCCATAACTTGTTAGGCACCTTTCTTGCCAAATATATATTAATCAACATTCTTGCATAATAACTATTTCAAGGTGGCTTCATCTACTTTTACTGGATCTCCTAAAGCTCTTCCAATGGTGAAAAACGTTTTTTCATCCCAGTATTCCAAACTAAGACCTGGAAGGTGAACCCAAATCATTGTTGATGATGTTCTGTGATTCTCAGGACGAAAATCAGGAATCCAATTTCGAATCCATAAAACTTGATCTTGAACCTCTCATCTTCCTGCTTTGATTAAATTCTTATCTCTTTCATTATCAAGATTAATTGTAAAGAATCCTTTTCCTAATGGAATCATTTTACATTGACCTTCTAATCTCCAGTGATTTTTCAGATTTAAAACAACATCTGAAAATTTCATACGAAGTAAATCCAATCTACCAATAAGAGAAAATCTCCAAGCAACACATCGTTCTTCAGTGTCATTAACAAGATCTATTGATGGACTTTCTTCAAAAGAATTACTTAAATCAACCACTGATGAACCCATTTCTGGGTTTATGTTTTTTTCCATGAAATTAAATTTGAAATAACCCTAACTAATACTACTAGAAGTAATAAAGAGAGATTTAATCACCAATCATTGAAGTTTGTAGTTAAAATCACCTGAAAAGCACCTGAATTAAAGATGTTTGGAGCCCTGAATTAATGATCTGAGCTCGAAGaacgaagaaaaatgaagaaaaaacgaagaaaatatcatgtttgataATGGTAAGCCAAATGAAAATAATTTCAAGAGAAGAATTTTGAATCTAGTTCACTATGGAGGACATAGAATGCATGGTACTAGATGGGGTCAGAATTATGATTCAAATATACTTCTTCAATATAGGTAACAGAAGTATTAAATTTCAAGCCATTAAAGAATGTTACTGGTCAAATCCTAAGATGGGTTATGTACTGTTTTGCTGTGATGGAGCTGCAGCTGGTAATCCTGGTATGGCAGGATTTGGTATTATAACAAGAAGTTATAACTGTGAAGTGATAGGGACTGTATCTGGAAGATTGGGAATAACTACTAATTACATAGGTGAAACTCTGGCAGTTATATGGGCCATTGAATGGGCAGTTAGACTTCATTGTAGCAAGATTATTATCAGGTCTGACTCAAAAACTGTTGTAGAAGACTTTATTAAAGGTGAAGTGCCCTGGTGTTTCAAAACAAGATGGCAAAAAGCTTTCAAGGCATTAGCTGAGATCCATTATGAGCGCTGCTACAGGGAACTCAATTTCTCAGCTGATGATTTAGCCAAAAAGGGAGCAAAATTACAAATGGGAGAAGTCATACAACATGTTGGAAGACCTGCTAATTTGATTCAAGTGGAAATGCCAAATAGGAGATACTACAGATTCTGTTAGTAGTTTAGTTCTTCTGTAACTTCATTTTATCTTTGATTTCTGTTTTTTCCCTCCTTTTGTAAACTCTTTTAGcttttcaaattaataaaattgGGTGATTGAGCATAAAAAAAAAAANNNNNNNNNNNNNNNNNNNNNNNNNNNNNNNNNNNNNNNNNNNNNNNNNNNNNaaaaaaaaaaaaaaaacttgaaggCTCCTTATGAACTAAATACGAAATTGTGATATGTTGAACAATAAATTTCTCTCAGTTATGCGACAAGTTCTATATTGCTTAAATTCTTCTTTGAAATGTTCATTATAATACTAAAGTCATACGACATGAGTAGATAAAATGGTATATAATATGAGTAGATATGAGAGTTAGTCTTCGCATACCTTTATTGATGAAATTTCGATTGATGTCGTTGTTTTTTAATCTCCAATCTTCAAGGCCGTTTGGTaaattctgatactcaactaccatgctatATTCCAAGTCCAAAAATGACCTTAGTTGACTATAAATCTAGATGTACGTAGTTTTGATTATCTAGATTTGACAAAAAGCATGACataccgagcgatgctctaagaGTACTAACCAGTGACAACTTAATGCTTCATAGCGCTGACTAATCCATCCAGCCTAGGTACCTAATGCCAGCGTCATCTTATACCTTGGTGCTAGCACAACCATAAAGCGGTTCTCATGCCAGTGATAACCATCTTTTCAACATTATCCCTGTCTAGTATTATCGACCTTAGCACAATGCCAACTACCCACTTTGCTCATGCGCATTTCGAGTCTGAGTTACCTCCTTGATGAGTTGAGCCACAAATTTTACAAGTGAACTTTCCAACTGATATCACCAAAGACACCACCATTAATAATTTATGCCCATTACTTAGTATCATCTTACTCAATGATGTCGTCATCAATGATTGTGTGGGAATCCAACTTTTTAAGAGATATGAGTAATATCTAATTAGGCGAAACATCTTCTGTTGCATTCgtttaaaatcttctttggtATAAGGAAGCTTTTCGTAGgatcgttagtgggaaactaagTCGTATAATGTTTCTATTAATTGATTTGAAAAAGAACTAACATCATAGTTAACCTTGATAAATCAAAATTGTTTATTCTATGGTCATTTTCTTTTGATATAAGGCCACTCAAGTTTGTTTAAGGATTTGATCACTATTACAGGTGATTCAATATCTACAAATAAAACTATAGATCAATCAATATTAACACACTCCATTCTGTATGCATTGATCAATAATAGGGATCATTTTGTTTGTGTAGCGattactttgaagattgaagacatgaacacttttctaCTTTTGGTTTTTGACCTTTGTGTTTCTTTTTGAACACTTGATTCTCTGAGATATAAACAAACAGTTTATTTCGATAGACTTAAGACTAGTAGCAAATACCAAACAATCTGTCTAGTTTCTTGGATAGATCTTATTCACTAAGATTGATTATTTTGAGAATCTTCGTATTGGTTTGATCTTTGACAAAAGGAGGGAGATTGATATGTGAGTTAGTTACTGAAGcaggttttgtcctttgttgctTCAggttacgatccaaaggagtttaGAGCGGAAGCTTCATAGCATGTGAAGCgactcaagataatatattttatcCCGGGATTCACGTGCATAAACTAGATTAGTTATAGGCGCAGAGATACTGAAGGGACTGAGTAACTATGAGTAATTACTTGGTCTGCGGTACCCAATTTGTATGGATacttaatcctgggagtattcaaaATTGACTACGTCTTGGGGTTATCTGCCAGGCGGTATTCCCCGTTAACAAATCTTGTGTATTGTGTGATTTATTTTACTACCACATAGTATTATTTATCttcataattaaagtaaatacacttgtacctGGTACGATCCCATAGTTAGTTCGGTCAAGAACTTTGACTATATAACAAGTTACATCATGTTGAAGTAATTCGTTGGCCATAATTGTTTTGATAATTACACAAGATTTGTTTGTATAGGTTGAtatgaaaagattgtggtgtaccgGTAACCTCATAATTTTAGTAAATATATTGTTCCAATATAATTGGATGTCCTCGAAGGGACTT encodes the following:
- the LOC113312300 gene encoding uncharacterized protein LOC113312300 gives rise to the protein MLDAIPSAEEIKEAIFSMDPESSPGPDGFSGCFCRACWHIIHDYVVHAIQFYWRRRFIPKGLNSNFLVLLPKIEGPKSPNHFRPIGLSNESFKIITKIINTRMSSLMTKLITPQQVAYIKGKSIQEKIILAYEMVNEMKKKRRGVMINGGPHGFFSVGKGLRQGDPLSPTLFVIMEDVLSRCIHKMVEEGKIAPIVIRKGIHPTHLFYTDDVFIFCNGAKKSV
- the LOC113312301 gene encoding uncharacterized protein LOC113312301, which gives rise to MHEDKEILTPAKVLQIVENNSLEKSVVKYINGKDGSVSEERIPTTTWSRIIQKPAASKPASTSIDQTNAAQKAPKTGLQYSWSNCQHGNKIILCNLDRAVYNHLWFQKHIDWGYKVGLRIAFDHAPLLGGCASIPKPPNIPFKFQKMWLSHSNFMEVISQCWNEYVVGDPSFVLLHKLKKLENILKDWNWKVLGDINVQIKETEEEVNKAMELSDNNPSNAEALDRLVNAENNYNSIEVQLNIMLKQKARIKWVKEGSANTSFFHTNLKIRQSRNFISELEDTNGDNISDQNKIADTLVQHFEQKFQYKAAEEVDSLLEVIPYVITK
- the LOC113312302 gene encoding uncharacterized protein LOC113312302, coding for MEDIECMVLDGVRIMIQIYFFNIGNRSIKFQAIKECYWSNPKMGYVLFCCDGAAAGNPGMAGFGIITRSYNCEVIGTVSGRLGITTNYIGETLAVIWAIEWAVRLHCSKIIIRSDSKTVVEDFIKGEVPWCFKTRWQKAFKALAEIHYERCYRELNFSADDLAKKGAKLQMGEVIQHVGRPANLIQVEMPNRRYYRFC